The Amphiura filiformis chromosome 13, Afil_fr2py, whole genome shotgun sequence genome segment ttttgttttactgaactccctctcaccccacgaccccttttttgttttcctggcgccaaaagacccttttttcaaatattttgggaaCATTTCTGATAATCTATCACTGAATTACCctgtattttcattattttttctattaactgttatattttgacccaaaattttcccagtctcactgaatgaccccctttattttggtaagattttcctcAGGCtcatggaaagacccccttttttgagccttctcactgaaagaccccctttttcggggtctaggctctcaccaaaaggcccctagtttcgaactgctgtccacaCATCCctgtcgagtgccccccccccagaaTTTGACCTTTAAACCATTAAAAGACTTTTATATCTCaatgggggttcaaagagttcaaatgtgTTGCTATGGTCTTGCTTTGCAAATCTAGTATACTAAAAATGTCAACATGCAGCATTTCTTAATACCTACAATTATAGTTTAGCTTCTGTCAAaagcattaattttgcccatctCAGGAGCAAACTCCCTGTCTAAAGTGACAGGCAGACAGGATTGTGTTGTTGTACAGGCAAGTACACATTTTAGGgtttaaaaatattgattttcatttaattgaatcaacttttgtactataaaagaaagaaaaggaagtcTTTTGTGTTAAGGTACATGTTAATgtgttaaccctatgagaactacctgcctattggtcaaaaagaagttttcattatcaattggaccaatcagcaacattgttagaatatttaaatttcaccacacaaaaaaattgaggtgaattatttgcaaagctccattctgattggtgattaaagtgaagatatcacataattgaccaatcagtggcaatgttaaatcggcagatagtgctcagggggtCAACTCTAACCCTGTCTATAGGTCGCTGTAAGGTACGGGGAATTATCCCTAACCCAAccaacaaaaagcacccaaaaatcacccaaatttgccctatttgagcgcttttatgggcacttttgccaaaatgagcccaattgggcgcattggtctccactgaaaacccacccatcgatataccaaaatcgctgaaaaggggTCAACTCTAACCCTGTCTATAGGTTGCTGTAAGGTACGGGGAATTATCCCTAACCCAACCAGAGCTccggggggggagggggttattggtttcttcgaaaaattttgcacggggatgtgccacgaaGGCATCCGGATgtcgactttctctatacctactttttgctgtttttgctacccatcaatataccaattttcaacaaaaagcacccaaaaatcacccaaatttgccctatttgagcgcttttatgggcacttttgccaaaatgagcccaattgggcgcattggtctccactgaaaacccacccatcgatataccaaaatcgctgaaaaggtaccccaaaaccgtggcacatccctgattccccgtataccttcaaccagaaaGAACCCCTTGAAccagaggttgattcaatgtaatcccagcatgcagtatgttattatgtgcaatgtaataaaggagccatttcaacaccatttcacattcaaatttatgtacaaaataagcaccagtagttttgatggaatattcatcgcgacttttatgttttgaattgataattgggtacgGCCACGGGTGatgtttgtggatacattgctaccaagaaagttaaaaagtcgtgtgtttttaaaacaattttagctattttaaatgcttgggaaaagaaggtggaaccagcaaagttttcttgcacatgcatgcatgcagacacatagcttatcttgttatataacaaccttgaccatgcacagcaggagcccagcgtgatattttctgaaataaccatgtgtttctcaaacatgctgtcagtggctgcaatgtattctgggattacccttacctaaaaaactagcattccctaagcactcactaggcattccattgaatggtaaagaaccgttaatgaatgcctaaatggtgaatgcctccaatactataacattgagttaataggcggttgttagcactcaaccgcctgtttGCTAGCCCTCGACCGCTTATAGCGGttcataagtggttcataagccctcctcagaggcgaaatatgtaattGAGCTAAGCACTCGTaccactaaggaggcattcgaaccactaaggaggcattcaaatcgcctagcatttaaaccacctaggTAGCATTCCAACCGCTTGGGAAGTATTCCaaccgcctaggaagcattccaaccactaggaagcataccaactgcctcagaagcattccaaccgcctacaggTTAGCACTTTTCGAACCACTTATTTAGCCCTCAACCGCTACTAGTGGTtcgtaagtggttcataagccctcctcagaggcgaaatatgtaaatgagctaggccctcgaaccacttagtggcattccaaccacctatgaagcactccaaccgccaaagaaatttccaatcgcctcagaagcattccaaccgcctataggcattccaaccgcctacaggTATTTCAACCGCTTATAGGTATTCCAACCACTTACAGGTGAAGCACTCAAaccactatataattatatagctatgCTGGCTAAGCAATTCTACGAGAGTGACAAATAGGAATATAATGCACTGCAGAAAAAGTTGGCCACTGCTATGGTTGTtagtttatatttctttctttgatgtaattctccaaattgactcctggaaacaaattaaataattcttaTCAACAACTGTGGAGGTCCAAACTATTCCCATCATAATAAAtgaagtcaaaaaaaaaaaaagacaattttcccATTTTCCTGATCAAATGAGGATCATGATAAGTACTTTTCCATATGATTTCCCATAGTTTCCCCGAAAAATAGCACTTGAACCCCTATAGGGGTTGCTATAGGAATTCTAGGAGAGTAAGGATTAAGAATATGCACAAATTTAactcaaatataggcctataagcaaGTATAGCCATGTGCATCAGCAAGAGCcactaaattgcatcaaattgatAACTAACAAATTGAGTaacatcccagtgggcacaggttaggatttcgatgttgtatcaacgttgaaacaacatcaagtttcaacctaacctgattttaaccttaaggttagttgaaatcacattgaaatttcaacctgatttcaaccaactttcaatgcaaaaattaaggaggttgaaatcaggttgaagtccatttgcaaatacaacctgatttcaaccagtcGACGTTGACATTTCAACCTGACTTTAATGttaggtgtgcccactgggatcagtgtgttttataaatacacaaaataattattgcTACCTAATGATGTAATTTGTCGTTGTTGTTTGGTTTCATTGTTTGAGTTAGCTCTTCTTGCGCCATATGAGTGGTTTTTTTTAGTGGATTTGTGCGTGGTATAAATGTacactattatattattaatgtTTAATACCCCAATATGCTAAGTAGCTCCTCCTTAACACTAGACCAttccatatttcaagaaactgcctgCATAAAACCTATattcaaagttacatctagtcatatttataagcttacctatacttacACCATCCATATTGTGGCATATTATTGTACACAAAGATAACTACATGGATCCCACACATAtatgatgttgtccacataaatatgcattgtcatgtaacatcccaaatgtaaagagtgaaaaataaggcctataataaagctggaaacatgaaaggattaagaatccatcatctctgcattcacaccagtttaaaatggcagttagaaatatattcccatcatgcacctgtttgacccttgggtcaaccaccaaggaatgctagtcaaggctattagcagaatgcctaattgaatcgaatgcctattacttagaaattttttaaccgaatgcctaatacttagaaatttttcagtggaatgcctatatTACTTAAGAATTTTGTAAACCGAATGCCTATGACTTATCCGAATACCACTGAGTGCCTATAGCAAACCGCCTAATCCTAGAATCACTTAGGAATGCCTAAGTTACGAATGCttaggaatgcctaagttaatagtattgagctttaacgagggcttaatgagtaaataggcattcgGTAGCATTCTTGTGAGGCATTCGAATGCCTGTGAACCATctctataggcattcattagctgctgagtgctagtgaccacctagtaccgctatccttggcactcgagggcttggcgaatacctacagaatgccaaataggcattcatgtttggtaagggtacatttaaacaacctctgCCCTTGAACCACTGCTCATGCATGCATGTGATGTGATGACACAATCAGCTTAAGTGCCCGGgtgggggggggtactcagtacaaatgaccatacggggggcgtgcacgcaaacatgggtagcattttcagccttctggtatatcaatgaccccttttcaaagcctattttggtatatgaatgggtccttttttcaaaattttctaaattttttcggaaaacagcccaatttttccttaatctagccaaaattttctcaaaattttgggaaaatttgtaaaaactaagacaattttgggtaaattcagccgaaaattttgacttttggtatatcaatgggtcaaaatttcttgaaaaattggtatatttatgggtctacttccaaaatctcagcagcacatccctaccaaaaccaaacttgagtaccccccgggcttAAGTGATACCCATGAAGGGAATGGCTGGCCAGGCCAGTGTAACCCCTGTGGCTACATGATCTTCTGCATGGCATCATGTACCGTCACGGTATGCAAGGGGTCTGAGGTTCAAtcccggggtaccaagtgacttctttgttcatcatctctccattttcatttcttcttccccttccgatagcaaaaaaccaaaaaaaacatggGCACGGTTAAGGTTAGATAACATATTTTTTCCTAGATTTAGGCCTTGTTACAGTAGGGACATGCCTCTAAGAATTTGAAAGGGGACCATGCAATTATACAGTTGCCATGCACTAACTGTGACCCCTTTTGCAAAATTCTTCAGTGAAAGTAGGGGCAGTGTTGGGGTGGGGTTGGGGCCCCTatgatttgcaaaaaaaagtgAAAGGGAGTACGTAGCTCTTGTTCAGTCAGGCAAGTGCGTACAGGACCCCGGACAGGACCACGACAAGCCCTCTCAAATTACAAATCCACCAGTCCTATGTACAAATTCCAATTCCAAGACTAAAGGGCCCTTCTTGTAAGATGGCGCCCAGAAAACTGAACATTTcccatttaattaattttttgcattttgccaaatattaactgtttcccttgttctaagtttccttacattaaagccacaatttctctgtgttacaaaaGTTAAAATCCGtattacaaattggacgatttccgtgattttctgttttccactaaaaagcactgaaaagttaaaacaaacatgttttaaaattgtattttgtcttacctttaCTGCAGTATGACCAGAATCTTGCATCATAGGCCTAGAATttatgctagaatggattgtttaatggttgattactgctaaataatcacttttcttttttttattttgcaaaccaacacaaaagtttgacattttacacagtttttcactattttgtggcatttttcaaatttccgtgagcaaaccccaaattccgtgaatttttctgttttccGTATCGCGGAGAAATTTTGGCTATAATTATCTTACATTGATGTGCAAAATGCATAGTCTGCCAATATTATCTTGCCCCCATTTGGCCGAGTCAAAAAATGGGGGTTTTTTGCCATAAAACTGTTACCCCTCCCCCCTCTAACACATTTGCAAGATTGAGAATCTTAAAttttcttatcatataatgcgagcacagcAGATCGAATAATAGCATAGTGTTTtcagggtgtaatatagaaacggtgcccaaaacacCAGGGTGGGGGGATACCCAGTATACAAATggccaatgacccctttttctgggccaattttggtatatggctGCATGGGTCCTTAgtttcaaaatctcattttttttcggaaaatagtgCACATTTGAAAcactgtagccaacatttttaaaatttccccaaaatatggagaaaaaatgtatacaaattaagacaatttatgttaaatttggccgaaaattttgaattttggtatatcgatgggtccaaatttcttttaaaaaaaatggtatattgatgggtcctcTTTCAAATACTCAGTggcacccctacccaaaccaaacttgagtaccccccccgccaaacatctgccaaaaattgcttgtccaaTTGGGTCTGAGGGagtggtcataaatttttggaaagaaaaatagggggggggggtcataatatttttgatgaccaaaatgtagggagtcacaagatgatcaCATAGAtatgtgtgtttattttattcaaaaagactgatttcaatacaattttagcctgtctaggggtaaggtgtatcggtcgGTGGtgtggggtcataaaaatttttgttgccgaaatagggcggtcgcaattttattgatgccgaatttttgtaaatttgggacctccTTCCGAacaaaatgccagccccttaccccccttttttttgcctCCATAAAAATCTTTGACCACCCTATAAATTCAGCAACCCCTAGATGTACACAATATGTTTATAATTATTGCATTACCCCTGACACAAAAATTAattatacacccccccccctcgcCCATTTTTTTTGGTAGCAGCTAAAAAACAGTGCTCCATTTATATTTAAACTGTGATAAAGTTCAATAAAGTGGCAACACTGGCTAGCAACACTTTCATGCATTTACAGTGACCTGTGACCTCCATGATTGTACATGTGCAGAAGCAATGAACCAACTCAAGCAGTCAAGCTCTGTTTACATTTATTTCCTATGATATTTTAATGCTGTAGAACTATTATAATAGTATCCAGGTAAGGGAATTTTTCACCACATTTACAGTGCTCATTATTCACAGAATTAATAGTAAATGTCATATGGCTTATAAAAATATAAGGCTTTAAAAACTTTAGCCTGTAAGTTACCCCGAATTTCTTCATGGACATTCAATGGTGTATGATAGCCATGGCCCAGTGTGAGGAGTCTTTCCCCCATTTTGCCACCTGGCCCCAGGGATGCTGGTTGCCCTGATTTGTAAGATTTAGGCCTTTTGCGAAAATCCAGACCGCGTATGCACGAAAAATGGCAGGTTCTATAATGTGAACCACATGTATATACCCGGTATCCCGGGCCCGGTATATAGGAGTATTATAGCACGTGCGCCATACTGcctagcgagttcaaatcgataatgcatgtataataattgcccatttatcatgtttattattgtcggatttctcaacaattgagcgctatacacattaatgtttttaacaaataaaattccaaaatatggtacattttctcccgcattttctgcctttgcttgtcacgtgataggcctatgttgaagttgcgaccatatgttcaaataattttcaaaggGATAACAATATGACAAGTGGCCGACTGGTATAAGGCGCTAGGCCCACAGAGTGTCCAAAGCCCTGCGCCGTGAGTTTGAACCCCGCCTGCCaaactttattttacttgggaaattcaaaaaaaaaaggtgaaattcaaaaaaaaaaggtgaaattcaaaaaaaaaaaggtgcaatTCAAcacaaaaaaagggaaattcaaaaaagtatgtacgccatttaacaggcctgggatttcttgtatcgatcagtttctccatagacaatacgtgtgtgagtgcacgcacacagtaaatgaaaaatcgctctagtggaaactgtattgacagtgggcatccctactactaAAGCATGCATCACACTGAAAACTTAAACTAGTCCGGCAGTTgcaatgacgcaatcagcctaagtgatattattattttattatacccATGCAGAGAATTACTGGCCAGGCCAGTGTAACCCCTGTGGCTATATACATGATCTTCTGCATGGTATCATGTACCGTACGGTATGCAAGGGgtctgaggttcgaatcccgggggtaccaagtgacttctttgttcatcatcTCTACATTTTCATTTCTTCTTccccttccaatagcaaaaaaaacaaaactagagcggttaccgcaccatagctgaaccatggggctttggcagtatattgtggtacatgcaTCCCTTtaagaccccttaatgaccttaaatgaattttaaaatattttaaacatttagaaatgtcataaggatcattgcatttaaatatcagctcaattggagcatttttgaaaacttgacctttgacccctttatgaccccttaatgaccttaaatgaatttgaaactattttaaacatgtttagaatgtcataaagatcattgcatttaaatatcagctcaattggagcatttttgaaaacttgacctttgaccccttaatgaccttaaatgaatattaaaatattctgaACATATTTAGAATGTCCCCTTTTTAACcacaaaagtcccatttgcgaacATAGCGAGCGAAACAATTGGGGTTTCTTATGCCTTTTTTGtcaagaaaggtccaaatttcggggaaaggtccactttttcaaccccccccccccccatcagtcaacaaaggtccaaattttggaaaaaaaaggtccacttcttcaaaatcagccccccctaaataaatcctggttacgggcctggtaAATAAGTTAGTAATTTAGTAAGCAAGTGACTACACTTCTTGTGTACCTGCGGTCCACCAAAAATGAAcccttatttttgtgtgttttgtgaaTCATATTTCATCGGCTAAAAGTGGCCTGCggtattttgtgaaattttctgACAAGCTTATACATATGCATATACCGTAACCACACGGGTATAAGCCCACtctcggttataagcccaccccctattttacaaaatatttgagaaactagggtgcactcgggtataagcccagtactaattttgaccaaatactaCCATCAAATCAATGGTGAATGAATAAATATGACATCTCTTGAACAAATCTTGTTGAATAATttcattttaagtttgtttttcctCTTTATTTTGAAGTTTTATTATGccaatttatgctcaaatttatAAACAACAGTGAGCTACAGTGAACGCAGTTAGGATAATGATATGTGAGCAGCAAGGGTATTTCCCCAAATCACCCAAACTGGTTTCAGCTTGCGGAACTTGCGATCTTGCTAGACCACACGCTCGATGCTCCAGGTATGCCCTTAAGCCCCGCCCAGTAGACATGTCTTTGGACAGTTTATAACATCCTTAAGCCTCGCCCACTTGCTGAAATTGGCATTAAAATTTAATCACTTGTAAGTAAACAAAACACCAACAAGAACATGTTTGATGAATTACGACAACCAAGTCATTGCACTAGATTGCATCAAaatcccggggtcactcccattgtggcctgtacaccatccgcgataatcaacttttgaaaagcaccctaaacaaggatttaacccttggctaaaacgacaccctaaacaaggatttcattcctaacatcaaatttcatatcctaaatttcatttccgcgtatttaggaattgcaattttgctacccttttttccaatttttcatgtttttgtcaccctaaacgcgatacgctgCAGTCGTCGTGCCTACCCACggaaaacgacccttttacgctgCTTTTCATTAtcatggatggtgtacaggccacaatgggagtgaccccgggatcaaaataaattgatagcATTGCAAGGTTGTCCTGTACTGTctgatttaattttttaatgttagtcattttttcattttttttgtttgaccaaaaaagcacaaagtacacaaaaatatttatgacggtagcaggtctttttttttaattatccttTTTTACTGAAAAAGAATGTTCTAAGCAAGAAAACATGAAAAAGTCTGTCCCTGTGTTTGTTTACTCTAATAGCATCCCAATTGAATTTGTTTTAACAACCCCATTCATgcatttcataataaaatatcTAACATGTCAAAACAAGACCATGAAAGGTCACATGCACCTGGATTTGCACCATTATCAATTGGCAATGTTTTGTTATTGTTTCAATGTTCAATCAAATGTTTTGCATACAATGACCTATGCTCTATCAAATTTCCCGGACTGATTTACAGCATGCTTCTATGCTCCGCCCATGCAGTGACCCTCCCGAGTATTGATTGGCTGAATAGCCTGGCTGGGCTGCATGGTCTAAGCACGTGGCATTAGCTAAACCCTGGGCATTTATACCTGGGCCTCGTGGTCTTTCTACAGGGGCCTTCTGGGGTCTGGGAAAAAGTGGTTTGGGAgcataattgaaaacattttattgtacatgtactggtACATGCATAGCACAAACTTGAGCCGGGTTTTAGCTTTTGATACTGGCGTGGTTGGTGGGGGGGGTTGTGATATGTGTATGACTGCTGATACAATGACACTGTGCATGTTTTGCTTGACTTGATAACTTTATTATGATcacctttttttaattaaaaaaatcgggcataaatattatacaaattaaaaatcaaaatttaatttttttttcatatactaACTAGCCCctcccgggtataagcccaccccattttttgagtgaaatcgcccatctaggggggtgggcttatacccgggtggttacggtactcATGGATATtttgtgtattaatagcgctcaattgttgataactgcatGTTTTACAtacagttatttaaccccaatacatttgtacagtcattgaatgacctttgcaaatttgggtgcaaaaactcatactctattgTAAGTtagggtcaaattttacactgtgtttgtttaattgaggttattgcactatgccattgggacgaggtcattgtggtccagaGTGATTGCAGacatcacacacacacaaacacaatcAAAATGAGCAACCCATGTGTCAAACAAAACCTGCCTCTTCCCTTCCTTTTATTTTGGTTTTATAATATGTACTCTCTTCTTTTCCTGTACAGATCAGATGGCAGAGTCTCTCCAAGGACACACAAAATGGGAAGTGAGGCCTCACAAGTGTAAATATTGCAAACGATTTTTCCATGATGTTAGACAATATCTCCGTCACCGCCGTCGTCATGAGCAGCAGATTCATCGTTACTGGTATAACTGCAAGAAGAAACTGTTTCCAGAGGATCCAGCCCAAATAAGGAAACCAGAGAGGCCTTACAAAGGCCAATACTGCAATGAAGACTTTAAATATTTTGGAGACTGCACCATACATGAACAGGCTCATAAGAGGCCAtataaatgccaatattgcaaTGAAGACTTTGAATATTTTGGAGACTGTACCGTACATGAACAGACTCATATAACATGTACAAAGAAGCCTTACAGatgccaatattgcaagaaaagCTTCTCACGATCTGGATACTTAAAAAATCATGAACGAATTCACATCAACAAATGTCAATATTGCAAAAAAGGCTTCAAAACATCTAGTGCCCTAAAAAATCATGAACGaattcatagcaatgagaagccttaTAAATGTCAATATTGCAAAAAAGGCTTCAAAACATCATGGAGTAGGAAAATACATGAAAGAACACACACCAATCAGACGCCTTACAGatgccaatattgcaagaaaGGCTTTGCACAATCTAGCAGCTTAAAAAATCATGAACGAATTCATAGCAATGAGAACAAGCCTTACAAATGTCAATATTGCAGGAGTGGCTTTTCACGATCTAAAAGCTTAAATAGACATGAACGAACTCATAGCAATTGGAGTCCGTACaaatgccaatattgcaagaaaGGCTTCTCACGATCTACCGACTTAAAAATTCATGAACTTATTCATAGCAATGAGAACAAGCCTTACAAATGTCAATATTGCAGGAGAGTCTTCTCACGATCTGTTGGTTTAAATGTACATGAACAAActcatagcaatgagaagccgTACAAATGCCAATATTGCAGGAAAGGCTTCACAAGATCTAACAACTTAAAAACTCATGAACATTTTCACACCAATGAGAAGCCTTATGAATGCCAATATTGCAAAAAAGGCTTCAAAATATCACAGGATAGGAAAACACATGAaagaacacacaccaaagagaagccttataaatgccaatattgcaagaaaGGCTTCAACACATTGTGTGATAGGAAAAGACATGAaagaacacacaccaaagagaagccttatataTGTAAACACTGTGATAAAGGCTTCAAGGGGAGTTTTGTCTGCTGGCATTAAAATGCTGGCGGTCAATCTTCCCATGCTTCTATGTTGGTTTTTACCACAGTATAATTATGTTATCTCTTCTTCATCCTTTATAAGAGATCAGATGGGAAATCTACCTGATGAGACCTCATAAGTGTAAATATTGCCAACGATTTTTGTGTGATGCCCAACAATATCTGCGTCACAGACGTCGTCATGAGCAGCAAATTCATTGTTATTGATATATCTACAAGAAACTAGCTTCATCCCATCCAAGGGATCTACCAATTCCTACAGATAATACAGTTGATGTTCAGGAGCAAATTCACACTAAAGATGAGAAGCCTTATAAATGTCAATATTGCAAGAAAGGCTTTTCCAGATTTAGTTCTGCATCAATTCATGAACGAATTCATTGCAAAGAGAAACTTaaatgccaatattgcaagaaaGGCTTTTCCAGGTTACGTTTCTTATCAATTCATGAACAAACATCTCAAGTTTCTCAACATCTGGATACTCATCAAAGCCTAAATTTAAAATTACAAATGCCAATATTGCAATgaagaatttaaatattttgGAGACTGTACCATACATCAACAGATTCATACCATACAGCAACCGGGACATCAACAGACTCATGATATAGAGAAGCCTTATAAATGCCATTATTGCAAGAAAGGCTTCACACTATCTAGCAGCTTAATAAATCATGCACGAATTCATATCAATGATGAGACGCCTTACaaatgccaatattgcaagaaaGGCTTCTCAAAATCCAGATTCTTAAaatatcatgaacaaattcataGAAGTCATGAGAAGAAACAGGCTCCAGCCCACCCAAGGAAACTATCAATTGCTACAGATACACTTGATGTTATTGAGCAAAGTCACACCGAAGATGAGAGACATTCCAATGACAACTTAGCACATTTGGGA includes the following:
- the LOC140167997 gene encoding uncharacterized protein, with translation MAESLQGHTKWEVRPHKCKYCKRFFHDVRQYLRHRRRHEQQIHRYWYNCKKKLFPEDPAQIRKPERPYKGQYCNEDFKYFGDCTIHEQAHKRPYKCQYCNEDFEYFGDCTVHEQTHITCTKKPYRCQYCKKSFSRSGYLKNHERIHINKCQYCKKGFKTSSALKNHERIHSNEKPYKCQYCKKGFKTSWSRKIHERTHTNQTPYRCQYCKKGFAQSSSLKNHERIHSNENKPYKCQYCRSGFSRSKSLNRHERTHSNWSPYKCQYCKKGFSRSTDLKIHELIHSNENKPYKCQYCRRVFSRSVGLNVHEQTHSNEKPYKCQYCRKGFTRSNNLKTHEHFHTNEKPYECQYCKKGFKISQDRKTHERTHTKEKPYKCQYCKKGFNTLCDRKRHERTHTKEKPYICKHCDKGFKGSFVCWH